Proteins encoded in a region of the Cupriavidus pauculus genome:
- a CDS encoding UDP-N-acetylmuramoyl-tripeptide--D-alanyl-D-alanine ligase, translated as MTPDMNTMMTTLQQAAGWIDGAKVLGDGTRAFSRVHTDSRTVAPGDLFVALRGDRFDAHDFLADVVARGAAAVLVSRDVDVGVPAIVAPDTRLALGDLAAGWRRAFTPPTVAVTGSNGKTTVKEMIAAIFAAAVGEADRLATGGNLNNDIGLPLTVLRLRAHHKLAVLELGMNHPGETVYLARIAQPTVAVITNAQREHQEFMVSVAAVAAEHAHAIAALPADGVAVFPIDAESGGAHADVWRAAAGNRPVLSFGTDAAADVRATVTLEDGVQVLHVTAPGKTFDVRLQLLGTHNVRNALAATACALAAGVDIPAIQAGLAGFSAVKGRLQVKHTAAGVVLIDDTYNANPDSMRAAIDVLAGFAAPRVLVLGDMGEVGDQGPAFHTEIGAYARERGVDALWATGELAVHTVKAFGKGATHMESAEALVQALVGGTVADAGAVLVKGSRFMRMERIVDALVASTPVQSRKD; from the coding sequence ATGACCCCCGACATGAATACGATGATGACCACGCTGCAGCAGGCCGCCGGCTGGATCGACGGCGCCAAGGTGCTCGGCGACGGCACGCGCGCGTTCTCGCGCGTGCATACCGACAGCCGCACCGTGGCACCCGGCGACCTGTTCGTCGCGCTGCGCGGCGACCGGTTCGACGCGCATGACTTTCTTGCCGACGTGGTGGCGCGCGGCGCCGCCGCGGTGCTCGTCAGCCGCGACGTCGACGTGGGGGTGCCCGCGATCGTCGCGCCCGATACGCGTCTCGCGCTCGGCGACCTCGCTGCCGGCTGGCGCCGTGCGTTCACGCCGCCGACGGTGGCCGTGACGGGCAGCAACGGCAAGACCACGGTCAAGGAAATGATCGCCGCCATCTTCGCGGCGGCCGTCGGCGAGGCCGACCGGCTGGCCACGGGCGGCAACCTGAACAACGATATTGGCCTGCCGCTGACGGTGCTGCGCCTGCGCGCGCACCACAAGCTGGCCGTGCTCGAACTCGGCATGAACCATCCGGGGGAGACGGTGTACCTGGCGCGCATCGCGCAGCCGACCGTCGCCGTCATCACCAACGCCCAGCGCGAGCATCAGGAATTCATGGTCAGCGTGGCGGCCGTGGCGGCGGAGCATGCGCATGCGATCGCCGCGTTGCCGGCCGATGGCGTTGCCGTGTTCCCGATCGACGCCGAAAGCGGCGGCGCGCATGCCGATGTCTGGCGCGCGGCGGCGGGCAACCGCCCCGTGCTGTCGTTCGGTACCGACGCCGCCGCGGATGTCCGCGCGACGGTCACGCTCGAGGACGGCGTGCAGGTGCTGCACGTGACGGCGCCGGGCAAGACGTTCGATGTACGGCTGCAACTGCTGGGCACGCACAACGTGCGCAACGCGCTCGCCGCCACGGCCTGCGCGCTCGCGGCCGGCGTCGATATCCCGGCCATTCAGGCCGGACTGGCCGGGTTCTCGGCGGTCAAGGGCCGTCTGCAGGTGAAGCACACCGCCGCGGGCGTCGTATTGATCGACGATACCTACAACGCGAATCCGGACTCGATGCGCGCCGCGATCGACGTGCTGGCCGGGTTTGCCGCGCCGCGCGTGCTCGTGCTCGGCGACATGGGCGAGGTGGGCGATCAGGGGCCGGCGTTCCATACGGAAATCGGTGCCTATGCGCGCGAGCGCGGGGTCGATGCGCTGTGGGCGACCGGCGAGCTGGCCGTGCATACGGTCAAGGCGTTTGGCAAAGGCGCCACACACATGGAGAGCGCCGAGGCACTCGTGCAGGCGCTCGTGGGAGGGACGGTGGCCGATGCGGGCGCCGTGCTGGTGAAGGGATCGCGCTTCATGCGCATGGAACGGATCGTCGATGCGCTGGTCGCATCCACTCCCGTTCAATCACGAAAAGACTAA
- the mraY gene encoding phospho-N-acetylmuramoyl-pentapeptide-transferase → MLLALAQWLQNDYSFLRVVNYLTFRAVMANLTALVIGLGFGPWVIRRLTEMKIGQAVRTIGPQTHLVKSGTPTMGGVLVLISIAISTLLWCDWGNRFIWVVMLVTLGYGAVGWVDDYRKVVYRDPRGMSSREKFFWQTLIGLVAATYLAFSVSEASNVRVWTLFLSWIEGGFLADVPYKTNLIVPFFKEVSYPLGVAGFIVLSYFVIVGSSNAVNLTDGLDGLVIMPVVLVGGGLGVFAYVMGSSVYSKYLLFPHIPGAGELLIFCSAMAGAGLAFLWFNAHPAKVFMGDVGALALGGALGTIAIIVRQEIVLFVMGGIFVVETLSVMLQVTWFKFTKRRYGEGRRLFRMAPLHHHFELSGWKETQVTVRFWIITMLLVLIGLSSLKLR, encoded by the coding sequence ATGTTATTGGCTCTGGCCCAGTGGCTGCAAAACGATTACAGCTTCCTGCGGGTCGTCAACTACCTGACGTTCCGCGCGGTGATGGCCAACCTCACCGCGCTGGTGATCGGTCTCGGATTCGGTCCGTGGGTCATCCGTCGCCTGACCGAAATGAAGATCGGCCAGGCCGTGCGCACGATCGGCCCGCAGACGCACCTCGTGAAGTCGGGTACGCCGACGATGGGCGGCGTGCTCGTGCTGATCTCGATCGCCATCTCCACGCTGCTGTGGTGCGACTGGGGCAACCGTTTCATCTGGGTGGTGATGCTGGTCACGCTGGGCTACGGCGCGGTGGGCTGGGTCGATGACTACCGCAAGGTGGTGTATCGCGACCCGCGCGGCATGTCGAGCCGCGAAAAGTTTTTCTGGCAGACGCTGATCGGCCTCGTGGCCGCGACCTATCTCGCGTTCTCGGTGTCGGAAGCGAGCAACGTGCGCGTGTGGACGCTGTTCCTGAGCTGGATCGAGGGCGGCTTCCTCGCGGACGTGCCGTACAAGACGAACCTGATCGTGCCCTTCTTCAAGGAGGTCAGCTATCCGCTGGGCGTGGCCGGTTTCATCGTGCTGTCGTACTTCGTGATCGTCGGCTCGAGCAACGCGGTGAACCTGACCGACGGTCTCGACGGCCTCGTGATCATGCCCGTGGTGCTGGTCGGCGGCGGGCTGGGCGTGTTCGCGTACGTGATGGGCAGCTCGGTGTACAGCAAGTACCTGCTGTTCCCGCATATCCCGGGCGCGGGGGAATTGCTGATCTTCTGCTCGGCGATGGCCGGCGCGGGGCTCGCGTTCCTCTGGTTCAACGCGCACCCGGCCAAGGTATTCATGGGCGACGTGGGCGCGCTGGCGCTCGGCGGCGCGCTAGGCACGATCGCGATCATCGTGCGGCAGGAAATCGTGCTGTTCGTGATGGGCGGCATCTTCGTGGTGGAAACGCTGTCGGTGATGCTGCAGGTCACGTGGTTCAAGTTTACGAAGCGCCGTTACGGCGAGGGCCGGCGGCTGTTCCGCATGGCACCGCTGCACCACCACTTCGAGCTGAGCGGCTGGAAGGAAACGCAGGTGACGGTGCGGTTCTGGATCATCACGATGCTGCTCGTGCTCATCGGGCTCTCGTCGCTGAAGCTGCGGTAA